In Drosophila simulans strain w501 chromosome 3R, Prin_Dsim_3.1, whole genome shotgun sequence, a single window of DNA contains:
- the LOC6727242 gene encoding hornerin produces MSSSCERIEWVEIIEPRTKEHMYANLTTGECVWDPPEDVPIKRTDSSQWWELFDTNTQRFYYYNAATQKTVWHRPSKCDIIPLAKLQTLKQNTDPSERREQTTPQKQQQQVQHASQQQQQPSPMSGPNKKGRGQQRISGGNGTVASSEEKLTSSEVISSPRGRQSFRVGTGDSSRSMDMQQQHPQGYASRRSQDSCNQYKESGKSSDSSLSSAHGYRRFNDSGVPVSGHPDNLRLGSLQKQQRGGGKDNGAFEMLQESTSSHNLPHGSTSTSSSYAGGSGYGDKYFDHQLLPNHLQGYSSKSSDIASPTHSIHTPQSQKKKMSPDAAPAAQYNYAQQQHQQRSAQRSGGGAAGTGAPAGKSYGGDREYKVSLARSGSFMSSSINPAAAGHHSKSYRKSSAEAANGGAASDDSMHEKYFKSVENTPLSRRRHTTNATKSGGGASGSNTATSTAGSGSSSHKKHSSDSSPQSPISPQTKSSRQAKTSATSTVPQLQHSPRLQEPSHSLDLLSLERISLGKSGPISPGGGTENLGLLTHSSRGSNDSARQRQKSNNSSANRSQSHHYPGQSSLRHSASSSLDKRGYHVGGGSGDGRGGTGGEKRRSKQHHYQQQADNSDVEYDNGNTSPLYTNWDQEMPHLLPLKHYIIEQAKLSGRYEYRGGDGGDSDSYHSDSQSEHSLSGHEPDNEDSDGGSDTHGGYLEHNYGMIDDYANMGDSVSYYAYMYPSHDPAGREDISENVEAVLEGIGGNATEPSAPTATAPKPKPRYQISYYDTVSHSPSAGSGYHGQQLYSNTPPYSGHGHGHHVPPPSLPHQQQLHLEPSDAKQKQSQTLPSPNRQISRLAGAGHQGSGPAASSKEETGHSTVAGQQQATVGTVTPASLSRPGHKMAPPSLKPTIQQIFPPSERAQGMGGMGLGGPTLACMKECDIEKFAADNLNLHSKGIFRKKASVRDMLSWTAEAISRPMLALSRDKADKKTAIELFKLVQIYMADRKARIGMTLNSVAIEIISASLPQQQLRDELYVQLCRQTTENPKRDSLIRGWELMAICLSYVPPSPTFQPTLLNYVNRHRDPTFATSFLEVSKWPIHVQISHYATVCCRRLDRIGSSGRRIAKKPTVDEVEQARQQILRNSMFGNTLSEVMDLQKDKFPFRKLPWIQTTLSEHVLLLNGKQTEGIFRVSADVDEVGCMKNRLDRWDVPDYKNTLVDAHTPASLLKLWYRELYDPLIPDAYYEDCVNTEDPDKAKEIVNKLPEINQLVLTYLIHFLQQFAIPEVVSCTKMDSSNLAMVFAPNCLRCTSEDPKVILENARKEMSFMRTLIQHMDTTHVANLV; encoded by the exons GATGTGCCAATTAAGCGGACCGACTCATCGCAGTGGTGGGAACTGTTTGATACGAATACCCAGCGGTTCTACTACTACAATGCGGCCACGCAGAAGACCGTGTGGCACCGGCCGAGTAAGTGCGACATCATTCCGCTGGCGAAGCTGCAGACGCTCAAGCAGAACACCGATCCCAGCGAACGTCGCGAGCAGACCACGccccaaaagcagcagcagcaggtgcagcacgcttcccagcagcagcaacagccctCGCCCATGTCGGGACCGAACAAGAAAGGACGTGGCCAGCAGCGGATCAGCGGTGGCAACGGGACGGTGGCGAGCTCGGAGGAGAAGCTAACCAGCAGCGAAGTGATCTCTAGTCCACGTGGTCGTCAAAGCTTTCG CGTTGGCACTGGTGACTCATCCCGGTCGATggacatgcagcagcagcatccgcaggGCTATGCCTCCAGGCGTTCGCAAG ACTCCTGCAATCAGTATAAGGAATCGGGCAAGTCAAGCGACTCTAGTCTGTCCAGTGCGCATGGCTACAGGCGCTTCAATGACAGCGGCGTTCCGGTGTCGGGGCATCCGGATAACCTGCGTCTGGGCTCGctgcaaaagcagcagcgTGGCGGTGGCAAGGACAATGGAGC TTTCGAGATGCTGCAAGAGAGCACCAGTTCGCATAACTTACCGCATGGCAGCAcctccacatcctcatcctaCGCCGGTGGCAGTGGCTATGGGGACAAGTATTTTGATCACCAGCTGCTGCCCAACCACCTGCAGGGCTATTCCTCCAAGTCGTCGGACATTGCCTCGCCTACACACTCCATTCACACGCCCCAGTCGCAGAAGAAAAAGATGTCGCCGGATGCAGCGCCCGCTGCACAATACAACTAcgcacaacagcagcatcagcagagAAGCGCACAACGCAGtggcggaggagctgctggtACCGGAGCCCCAGCGGGCAAGTCCTACGGAGGCG ATCGCGAATACAAAGTGTCGCTGGCCCGCTCCGGCAGTTTCATGTCCTCTTCAATCAATCCCGCCGCCGCTGGCCACCACAGCAAATCTTACCGGAAGAGCAGCGCGGAAGCAGCGAATGGAGGAGCTGCCAGCGATGACTCTATGCACGAGAAGTATTTCAAGTCAGTGGAAAACACACCTCTCTCGCGGCGCCGTCACACCACCAATGCAACCAAGAGCGGAGGTGGAGCCAGTGGCAGCAACACGGCCACCAGCACGgcgggcagcggcagcagcagccacaaaaagcACTCGAGCGACTCTAGTCCGCAGAGTCCGATCAGTCCACAGACAAAGAGTTCGCGGCAGGCTAAGACGAGTGCCACCAGTACTGTGCCACAGCTGCAGCATTCACCGCGCCTGCAGGAGCCGAGCCACAGCCTAGACTTGCTGAGTCTGGAAAGGATTTCGCTGGGAAAATCGGGGCCTATCTCACCGGGAGGTGGGACAGAGAACCTTGGCCTGCTGACGCACTCGTCGCGCGGCTCCAACGACTCTGCCCGCCAGCGCCAGAAGTCGAATAACTCCTCGGCAAACCGTTCGCAGTCGCATCATTATCCCGGACAGAGCTCCTTGCGGCATAGCGCCAGTTCTAGTCTGGACAAACGAGGCTACCATGTGGGCGGAGGAAGTGGTGATGGAAGGGGAGGAACAGGCGGTGAGAAGCGGCGCTCAAAGCAGCATCATTATCAACAGCAGGCTGACAACAGCGACGTGGAGTACGACAATGGGAACACCTCGCCCTTGTACACCAATTGGGACCAGGAAATGCCCCACCTGCTGCCTCTCAAACACTACATCATCGAGCAGGCCAAGTTGTCCGGTCGCTATGAATACCGTGGTGGCGATGGCGGAGATTCGGACTCGTACCACTCGGATAGCCAGTCGGAACACTCACTCTCAGGGCACGAACCGGACAACGAGGATTCGGACGGAGGATCGGACACGCATGGCGGTTATCTGGAGCACAACTACGGCATGATCGATGACTACGCCAATATGGGTGACAGCGTATCCTACTACGCGTACATGTATCCGTCGCACGATCCCGCCGGAAGGGAGGACAT CTCTGAAAACGTGGAGGCTGTGCTGGAGGGAATTGGCGGCAATGCGACAGAACCTTCGGCTCCAACCGCCACAGCCCCTAAGCCAAAGCCTCGTTACCAGATCTCATACTACGACACCGTATCGCACAGTCCCTCAGCCGGAAGCGGCTATCACGGTCAGCAGCTTTACTCCAATACTCCGCCCTACTCTGGGCACGGACATGGTCATCACGTTCCACCGCCGTCACTgccccaccagcagcagctgcacctGGAACCGAGCGACGCCAAGCAGAAGCAGTCGCAGACCCTGCCCTCCCCCAATCGGCAGATATCGCGCCTAGCTGGCGCCGGCCATCAGGGATCGGGACCGGCTGCATCATCCAAAGAAGAGACCGGCCACAGTACCGTTGCCGGTCAACAGCAGGCTACCGTGGGTACTGTGACGCCAGCCAGTCTTTCCCGACCTGGTCACAAGATGGCTCCTCCCTCACTGAAGCCCACCATCCAGCAAATCTTTCCACCCAGCGAACGGGCGCAAGGAATGGGCGGCATGGGATTGGGTGGACCTACGTTGGCCTGCATGAAAGAATGTGATATAGAGAAATTCGCTGCAGACAATCTGAATTTGCACTCAAAGGGAATCTTCCGGAAAAAGGCATCTGTGCGCGACATGCTTAGTTGGACGGCGGAGGCGATTAGCAGACCCATGCTGGCATTGTCCCGGGACAAGGCAGACAAGAAGACGGCCATTGAACTGTTTAAGCTGGTGCAGATTTACATGGCGGATCGCAAGGCGCGCATAGGCATGACTCTGAATTCAGTGGCCATAGAAATTATCAGTGCATCCCTACCACAACAGCA ATTAAGAGACGAGCTATATGTCCAGTTGTGTCGGCAAACGACAGAGAATCCCAAAAGAGACTCGCTCATCCGCGGTTGGGAGTTGATGGCCATTTGTTTGTCCTACGTACCCCCTTCGCCCACGTTTCAACCGACGCTGCTCAA TTATGTCAATCGGCACCGCGATCCAACCTTTGCCACGTCTTTCTTGGAGGTTAGCAAGTGGCCCATCCATGTGCAAATCTCGCACTACGCAACTGTGTGCTGTCGCCGCTTGGATCGCATAGGGAGCAGTGGACGCCgaatagccaaaaagccaactgTAGATGAGGTGGAGCAAGCGCGG CAACAAATCTTAAGGAACAGCATGTTTGGTAACACGCTTTCTGAAGTCATGGATCTCCAAAAAGATAAATTTCCTTTCCGCAAGCTGCCCTGGATACAGACCACACTATCAGAGCAT GTGCTCCTGCTGAATGGAAAGCAGACTGAAGGAATCTTTCGAGTCTCCGCGGATGTGGATGAAGTTGGTTGCATGAAGAACCGCCTGGATCGGTGGGATGTTCCTGATTACAAAAACACATTGG TTGATGCACACACGCCAGCCAGTCTGCTTAAGCTGTGGTACCGAGAACTCTACGATCCACTTATACCGGATGCCTACTACGAAGATTGCGTAAACACAGAGGATCCCGACAAAGCCAAAGAAATAGTTAATAAGTTGCCCGAAATAAATCAGCTG GTTCTAACGTATCTAATACATTTCCTGCAACAATTTGCCATACCCGAGGTGGTGAGTTGCACCAAAATGGACTCCTCGAATCTGGCCATGGTGTTTGCGCCCAACTGCCTGCGCTGTACATCGGAGGATCCCAAAGTGATCCTGGAGAACGCTCGCAAAGAGATGTCCTTCATGCGCACCTTAATTCAGCACATGGACACGACGCACGTGGCCAATCTGGTCTAA